A region of Candidatus Chlorobium masyuteum DNA encodes the following proteins:
- a CDS encoding bifunctional methionine sulfoxide reductase B/A protein, whose protein sequence is MSFNKLTPEEERVIVHKGTEAPFSGKYYQNKEKGSYLCRRCDAPLFYSTHKFDSGCGWPSFDDAIAGAVKEIPDADGRRTEIVCAKCGAHLGHVFLHEGLTPKNVRHCVNSVSLQFQPEAKLETKTEKAIFAGGCFWGVEYHFGKVKGVLSAKSGYIGGLTDHPTYKEVCSGKTGHAEAVEIAFDPALVSYETLAKLFFEIHDPGQVNRQGPDIGTQYRSAVFYADEEQKRVAEKLIAELKTKGYNVVTTVEKAGTFWEAEGYHQDYYEKNGHQPYCHVYQKRF, encoded by the coding sequence ATGAGTTTTAACAAGTTGACTCCTGAAGAGGAGCGGGTGATTGTGCATAAAGGAACAGAGGCCCCTTTCAGCGGGAAATATTACCAGAACAAAGAGAAGGGGAGCTATCTCTGCCGACGGTGTGACGCTCCGCTTTTTTACTCAACTCACAAGTTTGATTCAGGATGCGGCTGGCCGAGTTTTGATGATGCCATTGCAGGGGCAGTAAAAGAGATTCCTGATGCTGACGGGCGGCGAACCGAGATAGTTTGTGCCAAATGCGGGGCCCATCTCGGTCATGTTTTTCTGCATGAGGGGCTTACACCGAAAAATGTGCGACACTGTGTCAACTCGGTCTCCCTGCAATTTCAGCCGGAAGCAAAACTTGAAACAAAAACAGAGAAAGCGATTTTTGCCGGAGGGTGTTTCTGGGGCGTTGAGTACCACTTTGGCAAGGTCAAGGGGGTGCTTTCAGCCAAATCAGGTTACATTGGCGGTTTAACCGATCACCCGACCTACAAGGAGGTGTGCAGCGGAAAAACAGGGCATGCCGAGGCGGTTGAAATTGCGTTTGATCCCGCTCTGGTCAGTTATGAGACCCTTGCAAAACTCTTTTTCGAGATTCACGACCCCGGCCAGGTGAACCGGCAGGGCCCTGATATAGGAACACAGTACCGTTCGGCAGTTTTTTATGCTGATGAGGAGCAGAAACGTGTGGCCGAGAAGCTTATTGCCGAGCTGAAGACCAAAGGGTACAATGTCGTGACCACCGTTGAAAAGGCCGGAACCTTCTGGGAAGCTGAAGGGTATCATCAGGACTATTATGAAAAAAATGGACATCAGCCCTACTGTCATGTCTATCAGAAGCGCTTTTAG
- a CDS encoding Rap1a/Tai family immunity protein → MITGNDLVGVWREYKKFDTGQPAKDINAGDFRGYVAGVCDVCNRWLFTTPDGATQGQVCATVGKWLEEHPHRWTEPAMSLVIEALQEAFPFRREKQRRKRFLLFWVSRPDAP, encoded by the coding sequence TTGATTACCGGAAATGATCTTGTTGGTGTGTGGCGGGAGTACAAGAAATTCGATACCGGTCAACCGGCAAAGGATATCAATGCCGGTGATTTCCGGGGTTATGTTGCGGGGGTCTGTGATGTCTGTAATCGATGGCTTTTTACGACTCCGGACGGTGCAACCCAGGGTCAGGTCTGTGCAACAGTGGGGAAGTGGCTTGAAGAGCATCCTCATCGCTGGACGGAACCGGCCATGTCGCTGGTGATCGAGGCCCTCCAGGAGGCCTTTCCGTTTCGACGTGAAAAACAGAGGCGCAAGCGCTTCCTGCTGTTCTGGGTCTCCCGTCCGGACGCGCCTTGA
- a CDS encoding LOG family protein yields MTSTVTVYCSSSNQAPREYFTAAEALGRQLAQNGIGLVFGGGRVGLMGAVADAVLEHGGNVKGIIPRFLEEREVAHYGLSELHVVETMHERKMKLAEWGEAYLVLPGGFGTIDELMEVITWKHLGHHRKPVILLNINGFWNPLLLFFDRIAKEQMITADHGHYYSVCATVEDAVRLLLR; encoded by the coding sequence ATGACCTCAACCGTAACCGTCTATTGCAGTTCAAGCAATCAGGCACCGCGAGAGTATTTCACTGCCGCCGAAGCTCTTGGCCGACAACTGGCTCAAAACGGAATCGGTCTGGTCTTCGGAGGCGGACGGGTTGGATTGATGGGAGCTGTTGCCGATGCCGTTCTGGAACACGGTGGAAACGTCAAGGGGATCATCCCACGGTTTCTTGAGGAGCGCGAGGTTGCCCACTACGGCCTGAGTGAACTGCATGTGGTTGAAACCATGCACGAACGGAAGATGAAACTGGCCGAATGGGGCGAAGCCTACCTTGTGCTGCCGGGCGGTTTCGGCACCATTGATGAACTGATGGAGGTCATTACCTGGAAACATCTCGGCCACCACCGCAAACCGGTCATTCTGCTCAATATCAATGGATTCTGGAACCCGCTGCTCCTCTTTTTCGACCGGATAGCAAAGGAGCAGATGATCACTGCCGATCATGGGCACTACTACTCGGTGTGCGCCACCGTTGAGGATGCCGTCAGGCTGCTGCTGCGCTGA
- a CDS encoding glycosyltransferase family 2 protein, which translates to MRFSFTPEISVIMATFNRARHLETAVESVIAQSYKEWELIIVDDGSSDNTGETLDPFIRKYANIRYLKHSNRKAALSRNAGIQASFGRYITFLDSDDHYLPEHLETRMEIISRLPEIDLITGGYLCDDTIMVRDCKNPGKLINIRECTLGGTFFGKKELFSALRGFRPLDYAEDTDLWERASASYSVKKIEDPKTYVYRRADDSTTLNY; encoded by the coding sequence ATGAGATTCAGCTTCACGCCTGAAATTTCGGTCATCATGGCAACCTTTAACCGTGCCCGTCACCTCGAAACTGCCGTAGAGAGTGTTATTGCACAGTCATACAAAGAGTGGGAGCTCATCATTGTTGATGACGGCAGTTCAGACAACACCGGAGAAACGCTCGACCCGTTTATCCGGAAGTATGCAAATATCCGCTATCTGAAACACAGTAACCGCAAAGCCGCACTCTCACGCAATGCCGGAATCCAGGCATCATTCGGCCGCTATATCACCTTTCTTGACAGTGACGATCACTATCTCCCTGAACATCTTGAAACAAGGATGGAGATCATCTCCCGTCTGCCGGAGATTGACCTGATCACCGGTGGTTATCTCTGTGACGACACCATCATGGTCCGGGACTGCAAAAATCCCGGTAAACTGATCAACATAAGGGAGTGTACTCTTGGCGGCACTTTTTTCGGAAAAAAAGAGCTCTTTTCAGCGCTGAGAGGCTTCAGGCCGCTTGATTACGCCGAAGACACCGATCTCTGGGAGAGAGCTTCAGCAAGCTATTCGGTCAAAAAAATAGAGGATCCGAAAACCTATGTCTACCGGCGTGCGGATGACAGCACCACCCTAAACTATTAG
- the chlG gene encoding chlorophyll synthase ChlG — protein sequence MERSPDKGLFNSLHSRKSVAPVIRSTEPLSKLALFIRFLKPVTWIPVMWSFLCGAVSSGFFGWHDITGIKFLLGMLLTGPLASGTCQMLNDYFDRDLDEINEPNRPIPGGAISLKNATFLIALWSVLSVITGYLIHPLIGFYVVIGIINAHLYSANPIKLKKRLWAGNSIVAISYLIIPWIAGEIAYNPNLTLTSLQPSLIVAALFTLSSTGTMTINDFKSIEGDRQVGIRTLPVVFGETRAALIAAILINLGQLLAALYMLLVGQNSYALIVALLVIPQFFLQFSLVRSPSTMDVRYNAIAQNFLVAGMLVCAFAIKAAKP from the coding sequence GTGGAGAGAAGCCCCGATAAAGGGTTGTTCAACTCACTCCACAGCCGCAAGTCGGTAGCGCCCGTCATTCGCTCGACTGAACCTCTTTCAAAACTTGCTCTTTTCATCAGATTCCTCAAGCCGGTCACCTGGATTCCGGTCATGTGGAGCTTTCTGTGCGGAGCTGTCTCAAGCGGCTTTTTTGGATGGCATGATATTACGGGAATAAAATTTCTGCTCGGCATGCTGCTTACCGGCCCGCTTGCAAGCGGAACCTGCCAGATGCTCAACGACTATTTTGACCGCGATCTTGACGAGATCAACGAGCCCAACCGCCCCATTCCCGGAGGGGCCATTTCGCTGAAAAACGCCACCTTCCTGATCGCACTCTGGTCAGTACTTTCCGTCATCACGGGATATCTGATTCATCCCCTGATCGGTTTTTATGTTGTGATCGGCATCATCAATGCCCACCTCTACAGCGCCAACCCCATCAAGCTGAAAAAACGGCTCTGGGCTGGTAACTCGATTGTCGCCATATCCTACCTGATCATTCCCTGGATAGCCGGAGAGATCGCCTATAACCCGAACCTGACCCTCACATCGCTTCAGCCTTCCCTTATCGTGGCTGCGCTCTTCACACTCTCAAGCACCGGGACCATGACCATCAACGACTTCAAGTCCATTGAAGGTGACCGGCAGGTCGGCATCAGAACCCTTCCTGTTGTATTCGGCGAAACCCGGGCAGCTCTCATTGCGGCAATCCTGATCAATCTCGGGCAGCTTCTTGCCGCTCTCTACATGCTGCTTGTCGGTCAGAACAGCTATGCACTCATCGTTGCCCTGCTCGTTATTCCCCAGTTTTTTTTGCAGTTCAGCCTTGTCCGCTCACCCTCCACCATGGACGTGCGCTATAACGCCATAGCACAGAACTTCCTTGTTGCCGGCATGCTTGTCTGTGCCTTTGCCATAAAAGCTGCAAAACCATGA
- a CDS encoding TRC40/GET3/ArsA family transport-energizing ATPase: MRILTFTGKGGVGKTSVSAATAVRLSQLGYRTLVLSTDPAHSLSDSFNLPLGAEPTRITENLHAIEVNPYVDLKENWQSVQKFYTRIFMAQGVSGVMADEMTILPGMEELFSLLRIKRYKASGLYDVLVLDTAPTGETLRLLSLPDTLAWGMKAVKNVTKYIVRPLSKPLSKMSDKIAYYIPPDEAMDSVDQVFDELEGIREILTDNQKSTVRLVMNAEKMSIKETMRALTYLNLYGFKVDMVLVNRLLDTKENSGYLENWKTIQQKYLGEIEEGFSPLPVKKLRMYEQEIVGLKALEQFAKDMYGDTDPSDLMYDEPPIKFVRNGDIYEVQLKLMFANPVDIDVWVTGDELYVHIGNQRKIISLPISLTGLEPGNAVFKDKWLHIPFNLNNHEQTRHKKEYNKALN, encoded by the coding sequence ATGCGTATTTTAACATTTACCGGTAAAGGTGGAGTTGGCAAAACCAGTGTTTCTGCTGCAACTGCGGTTCGGTTGTCGCAACTCGGTTATCGTACCCTTGTCCTTTCCACTGATCCTGCGCACAGTCTTTCGGACTCTTTCAACCTCCCGCTTGGCGCCGAACCCACCAGGATTACGGAAAACCTGCATGCCATTGAGGTTAATCCATACGTTGATCTCAAGGAGAACTGGCAGTCGGTACAGAAGTTCTATACCCGCATATTTATGGCCCAGGGTGTCTCCGGGGTCATGGCCGATGAGATGACCATCCTTCCCGGTATGGAAGAGCTCTTTTCCCTTCTGAGAATCAAGCGTTATAAGGCTTCAGGTCTTTATGACGTGCTGGTGCTTGATACCGCTCCGACCGGAGAAACGCTCCGGCTCCTCTCCCTTCCCGATACCCTTGCATGGGGTATGAAGGCGGTGAAAAATGTTACAAAATATATTGTCCGGCCGCTCAGCAAGCCGCTCTCAAAGATGTCTGACAAGATTGCCTACTACATTCCGCCTGATGAGGCTATGGATTCGGTTGATCAGGTCTTTGATGAGCTGGAGGGTATTCGCGAGATTCTGACTGATAACCAGAAGTCCACGGTGCGTCTCGTCATGAATGCGGAGAAGATGTCCATCAAGGAGACCATGAGGGCACTTACCTACCTGAACCTTTACGGTTTCAAGGTCGATATGGTGCTGGTCAACAGGCTTCTTGATACCAAGGAGAACAGCGGATATCTGGAGAACTGGAAAACTATACAGCAGAAGTACCTTGGCGAAATCGAGGAGGGCTTTTCACCCCTTCCGGTTAAAAAGCTCAGGATGTATGAACAGGAAATTGTCGGTCTGAAGGCGCTTGAGCAGTTCGCAAAGGATATGTACGGCGATACGGATCCTTCCGATCTCATGTATGATGAACCACCGATCAAGTTTGTTCGTAACGGCGATATCTATGAAGTGCAGCTGAAGCTCATGTTTGCCAATCCTGTCGATATTGATGTATGGGTTACCGGTGACGAGCTCTATGTGCATATCGGCAACCAGCGCAAAATTATTTCACTGCCGATCTCACTTACCGGACTTGAACCAGGCAATGCTGTTTTCAAGGACAAGTGGCTGCATATTCCTTTTAATCTTAATAATCATGAGCAGACCAGGCATAAGAAGGAGTATAACAAGGCTCTGAATTGA
- a CDS encoding B12-binding domain-containing radical SAM protein, whose amino-acid sequence MSNPVPHSKKSLRLLLVAPKGRKDSKSNQKPLFNMALGVLVSLTPEHHHIEIIDEHFGDTVDYSQKYDVVGITSRTIDAKRSYEIADEFRKRGQKVILGGLHVSFNAEEAAPHADTLVCGEAENLWQTILDDVASNTLKASYNSKDFPQVQEIVPLDYERIAKASKRTKVDGTKSIPIYITRGCPFECSFCVTPNFTGKLYRAQKPEDLIKQIETAKRVFFKAKGKSSKPWFMLCDENLGVSKKRLWETLDLIKECNINFSVFFSINFLEDKETVRKLVAAGCIMVLVGFESIKQSTLEAYNKGHVNSADQFARLIEECRQAGLNVQGNFLVNPDLDSYEDMDDLVKFVSKNNVFMPIFQIITPYPGTSMYWEYKNKGLITDEDWDRYNAMNLVIRSDKYDPVEFQHKFMTSYYKAYTWKNIANRVRRNPYKLLNLITSLAFRKNLREQLDTFEELHHIKDKR is encoded by the coding sequence ATGAGTAACCCAGTACCGCACAGCAAAAAATCACTCAGGCTGCTGCTCGTTGCCCCGAAAGGAAGAAAAGACTCAAAATCAAATCAGAAGCCGCTGTTTAATATGGCGCTCGGAGTACTGGTGAGTCTGACGCCGGAGCACCATCATATTGAGATTATCGATGAGCATTTCGGTGATACGGTCGATTACAGTCAGAAATATGACGTTGTTGGCATAACGTCGCGAACGATCGATGCGAAAAGGTCCTACGAAATTGCGGACGAGTTTCGTAAAAGAGGTCAGAAGGTCATTCTCGGAGGGCTGCATGTCTCCTTCAATGCCGAAGAGGCAGCACCCCATGCCGACACGCTTGTCTGCGGTGAAGCCGAGAACCTCTGGCAAACCATCCTTGATGATGTTGCCTCGAACACACTCAAAGCCAGCTACAACTCCAAAGACTTTCCACAGGTTCAGGAGATCGTTCCTCTTGATTACGAGCGTATTGCCAAAGCCTCCAAACGCACAAAGGTGGATGGAACAAAATCCATTCCGATCTACATCACCAGAGGGTGTCCATTCGAGTGTTCGTTTTGCGTTACCCCGAACTTTACCGGCAAGCTCTACCGGGCTCAGAAGCCTGAAGATCTGATAAAGCAGATTGAAACCGCAAAGCGGGTCTTTTTCAAGGCCAAAGGAAAATCATCCAAGCCCTGGTTTATGCTTTGTGATGAGAACCTTGGTGTCAGCAAGAAACGGTTATGGGAGACACTGGACCTTATCAAGGAGTGCAACATAAACTTCAGTGTGTTCTTCAGTATCAATTTTCTTGAAGACAAGGAGACCGTAAGAAAACTTGTAGCAGCAGGCTGTATTATGGTGCTTGTCGGCTTTGAGTCGATAAAACAGAGTACGCTTGAAGCCTACAATAAAGGGCACGTCAACTCCGCCGATCAATTTGCCCGTCTTATTGAGGAGTGCCGTCAGGCAGGACTGAATGTGCAGGGCAATTTTCTTGTCAATCCCGATCTCGACAGCTATGAGGATATGGATGACCTGGTGAAGTTTGTCAGCAAGAACAATGTCTTCATGCCGATATTCCAGATTATCACCCCCTATCCCGGCACCTCGATGTACTGGGAGTACAAGAACAAGGGACTGATTACCGATGAGGACTGGGATCGTTACAACGCCATGAATCTTGTAATCCGCTCGGATAAATATGATCCGGTCGAGTTCCAGCACAAATTCATGACCAGTTACTATAAAGCATACACCTGGAAAAATATTGCCAACAGAGTGAGGCGAAATCCCTATAAACTGCTGAATCTTATCACCAGTCTCGCATTCAGAAAAAACCTGCGAGAACAGCTTGATACGTTTGAAGAGTTGCATCATATCAAGGATAAGCGCTGA
- the bchU gene encoding bacteriochlorophyllide d C-20 methyltransferase BchU, translated as MNDIELLKQNHRANELIFKGLVEFGCFKAALELDLFTHLAGEAQDTATLASAAGAVPQRLVMLLEALRQIGITTESGGKWSLTPSAREMFVLNPEHPNLYMIPVAKAMANLADTFYLQMADAVKGKINFKAEVAYPPVTRADNWYFEEIHRSNAHFAIKLLLEEANLSATKTLVDVGGGIGDISAALLKKYPQLDSTILNLPGAIELVNENAAEKGVEGRLRGAAVDIYKDAYPKADAVMFCRILYSANAQLTDMMCRKAFDALPSGGRLLILDMIIDDPESPNFDYLSHYILGAGMPFSVLGFKEQSAYQGILEHIGFSNVRIVRKYDQLLCEAVKP; from the coding sequence ATGAATGACATTGAGTTACTGAAACAAAATCACAGGGCTAATGAACTTATTTTCAAAGGTCTTGTAGAGTTTGGCTGTTTCAAGGCCGCTCTTGAGCTTGATCTTTTTACTCACCTTGCCGGTGAGGCGCAAGATACGGCAACACTTGCTTCTGCAGCCGGGGCAGTACCGCAAAGACTCGTTATGCTGCTTGAAGCCCTTCGTCAGATTGGTATTACCACGGAATCCGGGGGCAAATGGAGCCTGACTCCATCAGCAAGAGAGATGTTTGTTCTGAATCCGGAGCATCCCAATCTCTATATGATTCCTGTAGCGAAAGCGATGGCAAATCTTGCTGATACATTCTATCTGCAAATGGCAGATGCGGTTAAAGGCAAGATTAACTTCAAGGCAGAAGTTGCTTATCCACCGGTAACGCGAGCAGATAACTGGTATTTTGAAGAGATTCATCGCAGCAATGCCCATTTTGCCATAAAGCTTCTTCTTGAGGAGGCAAACCTTTCAGCGACAAAAACTCTTGTTGATGTTGGCGGCGGTATCGGTGATATTTCAGCAGCTCTTCTGAAAAAGTATCCGCAGCTTGACTCCACCATTCTTAATCTTCCCGGTGCAATTGAACTGGTTAATGAAAATGCAGCAGAAAAAGGTGTAGAGGGTCGTCTCAGGGGTGCAGCCGTGGATATTTACAAGGATGCATACCCGAAAGCTGATGCGGTGATGTTCTGCCGTATTCTCTATTCCGCCAATGCGCAGTTGACTGATATGATGTGCCGAAAAGCTTTTGATGCCCTTCCTTCCGGCGGCAGACTGCTCATTCTCGATATGATTATCGATGATCCTGAAAGTCCGAACTTTGATTATCTGAGTCACTATATCCTCGGTGCAGGTATGCCGTTTTCAGTTCTTGGTTTCAAAGAGCAAAGCGCTTATCAGGGTATTCTTGAGCATATCGGCTTCAGCAATGTCCGCATTGTCAGAAAGTATGATCAGCTTCTGTGTGAAGCGGTTAAACCCTGA
- a CDS encoding alpha/beta fold hydrolase, translating to MLHYKTYELDDPKAPWVVFVHGAGGSSSIWFLQIKEFIRHFNVLLVDLRGHGKSKGMALHKEDRHYDFEDITRDIIEVLDSLRIQKAHFIGISLGTILIRNLSEIAPERVSSMVMGGAIIRLNIRAKVLVTLGNTFKRVVPYMWLYRFFAWIIMPSERHKKSRLLFVNEAKKVAQKEFMRWFRLTNEITPLLKYFEEKDTAIPTLYLMGDEDHMFLPAVRYIITRHTNSWLEVIDNSGHVCNVDQPLEFNTRAIHFLKKMSSTDALTATAQLRLATC from the coding sequence ATGCTTCATTACAAAACATATGAGTTGGATGACCCCAAAGCTCCCTGGGTGGTGTTTGTACACGGAGCGGGCGGCAGCTCTTCGATATGGTTTCTGCAGATAAAGGAGTTTATCCGTCATTTCAACGTTCTGCTTGTCGATCTCCGTGGTCACGGAAAGTCAAAAGGCATGGCCCTGCACAAGGAGGATCGTCACTACGACTTTGAGGATATCACCCGTGATATCATAGAGGTGCTTGACTCACTGAGGATTCAGAAAGCCCATTTTATCGGTATCTCGCTTGGAACAATTCTTATTCGCAATCTCAGTGAAATAGCTCCCGAAAGGGTATCATCCATGGTGATGGGCGGAGCGATTATCAGGCTCAACATCCGGGCAAAGGTACTGGTTACCCTTGGCAACACCTTCAAGCGTGTTGTGCCCTATATGTGGCTCTATCGTTTTTTTGCGTGGATCATCATGCCGAGCGAGCGCCATAAAAAGTCGAGGCTGCTCTTTGTCAATGAAGCCAAGAAAGTTGCGCAGAAGGAGTTTATGCGCTGGTTCCGTCTGACCAATGAGATAACGCCGCTCCTGAAATATTTTGAGGAAAAGGATACCGCGATACCGACACTCTATCTCATGGGCGATGAGGATCACATGTTTCTTCCTGCCGTTCGCTACATCATAACCCGCCACACCAATTCATGGCTTGAGGTGATCGATAATTCCGGCCATGTCTGCAATGTTGACCAGCCTCTGGAGTTTAATACCCGTGCGATACATTTTTTGAAAAAGATGTCCTCCACAGATGCGTTGACAGCAACTGCGCAACTCCGCCTGGCTACCTGCTGA
- a CDS encoding GNAT family N-acetyltransferase, with product MRISLEPVTLHDREAIIDIFNFYTESGFAAYTGSPLSYEMFESFVQFSSGYPAVTARDESDIVVGFGVLRPYSSIPAFSSTAELTCFLKHGYTGRGIGKHILHCLEQKAQGMGITSILVSISSRNPGSIAFHRNNGFRECGRLTGVGEKRGVRFDVVYCQKMI from the coding sequence ATGAGGATTTCTCTTGAGCCGGTTACGCTCCATGACAGGGAAGCGATTATTGACATATTCAATTTCTATACGGAGTCGGGTTTTGCTGCATATACCGGGAGCCCGCTCTCTTATGAAATGTTCGAATCATTTGTGCAGTTTTCATCGGGATACCCGGCAGTCACCGCCCGGGATGAGTCCGACATTGTCGTTGGTTTCGGAGTGCTTCGCCCCTACAGCTCAATTCCGGCATTTTCCTCTACGGCTGAACTTACCTGCTTTCTGAAACATGGATATACCGGCAGAGGGATTGGAAAACATATTCTCCACTGCCTTGAGCAGAAAGCGCAGGGCATGGGTATTACCTCGATTCTGGTGAGCATCTCGTCCCGTAACCCCGGCAGTATAGCTTTTCATCGAAACAACGGGTTCAGGGAGTGCGGCAGGTTGACGGGAGTCGGAGAGAAAAGAGGGGTGAGGTTTGATGTGGTATATTGTCAAAAAATGATCTGA
- a CDS encoding LysE family translocator: protein MIDTHTMLAFFSTAIILALSPGPDNLFVMAQAVQNGRKAGVFVTFGLATGLVGHTVAVALGLAALVNSSAFAFTLLKYIGAAYLIYLAWQAFRAGGSTAEKRDVPHFSKGELYRRGIVMNLTNPKVSLFFMAFLPQFVDPAGGSVTMQFFLLGGLFILATILVFGAISMLAGGVGERYRNSPGAQSVVNRVAAALFVGLALKLVLTER, encoded by the coding sequence ATGATCGATACCCATACGATGCTTGCTTTTTTTTCGACCGCGATAATTCTTGCCCTCTCTCCCGGTCCTGATAACCTTTTTGTTATGGCCCAGGCTGTGCAGAACGGGCGTAAGGCCGGTGTTTTTGTGACCTTTGGTCTTGCCACCGGTCTTGTTGGTCATACCGTTGCGGTGGCGTTAGGGCTTGCGGCACTTGTCAACTCTTCGGCGTTTGCCTTCACTCTCCTCAAGTATATTGGAGCAGCTTATCTCATCTATCTTGCATGGCAGGCTTTCCGGGCCGGAGGATCAACGGCGGAGAAGCGAGACGTTCCTCATTTTTCAAAGGGAGAGCTCTACAGAAGGGGGATTGTCATGAATCTCACCAATCCGAAGGTCTCACTCTTTTTTATGGCTTTTCTCCCGCAGTTTGTCGATCCGGCAGGAGGCTCCGTGACGATGCAGTTTTTTCTGCTTGGAGGGCTCTTCATTCTGGCAACCATACTTGTTTTCGGAGCAATAAGTATGCTTGCCGGAGGGGTGGGGGAGCGTTACCGAAACTCTCCCGGTGCTCAGAGCGTTGTAAACAGAGTTGCTGCTGCACTCTTTGTCGGCCTTGCCCTCAAGCTTGTGCTGACGGAGCGGTAA
- a CDS encoding Rieske 2Fe-2S domain-containing protein, which yields MRHIPLIPLSELPENTHKSVRSDNHTIVLFHYEGRVTALGNSCIHEGGDLSQGSIQRLEDGELYIVCPWHGWQYSLKSGKAPQGYGDRQALYDVIVENGMIMVSEEPSREAFRAAHDVDPLADLRKMEYQTTTRSLNVLGISTTNMNRDLPRPSTSETALQSALDFAASEFGAATKMIRIRDFDFRHCEGYYSRHENACTWPCSISEMDPEDGMNAVYRAMVLWADAVILATPIRWGNASSLFYKMAERLNTVQNQITIHDRVLIKNKVASFIITGGQDNVQGVAGNLNAFFSDLGFTFPPFNFVGWSRGWIAEDTENNYNTFFKSRYVKRSVKELVTNTLHLVMQIKGMDVSDLHTPKPKISEAGTLSE from the coding sequence ATGCGCCACATTCCACTCATACCGCTGTCGGAGCTGCCCGAGAATACGCATAAATCGGTCCGGTCCGACAACCATACCATTGTGTTGTTTCATTATGAGGGCAGGGTTACCGCACTCGGGAACAGCTGCATTCATGAGGGTGGAGATCTCAGTCAGGGATCCATTCAGCGGCTCGAAGACGGAGAGCTTTATATTGTATGCCCCTGGCATGGCTGGCAGTACAGCCTGAAGAGCGGCAAGGCGCCTCAGGGCTACGGGGACCGTCAGGCGCTTTATGACGTGATTGTCGAGAACGGCATGATCATGGTTTCAGAAGAGCCCTCCAGAGAGGCTTTCAGGGCAGCTCATGATGTTGATCCTCTGGCCGATCTGCGAAAGATGGAGTATCAGACCACAACGAGGAGTCTCAATGTGCTCGGTATTTCCACGACCAATATGAATCGTGATCTGCCTCGTCCCTCCACTTCCGAAACGGCTCTGCAGAGTGCGCTCGATTTCGCGGCATCGGAGTTCGGCGCGGCAACAAAAATGATCAGAATCCGTGACTTTGATTTCCGCCATTGCGAAGGGTACTACAGTCGTCATGAAAATGCCTGTACGTGGCCCTGTTCCATATCGGAAATGGATCCGGAGGACGGGATGAATGCGGTTTACCGTGCCATGGTGTTGTGGGCGGATGCGGTTATTCTTGCTACTCCTATCCGCTGGGGTAACGCATCCTCACTGTTTTACAAAATGGCTGAACGACTCAATACCGTTCAGAACCAGATAACCATACATGACAGGGTGCTGATAAAAAACAAGGTTGCTTCGTTCATTATAACCGGGGGACAGGATAATGTGCAGGGCGTTGCGGGCAATCTCAATGCGTTTTTCAGTGACCTCGGTTTTACCTTTCCGCCGTTTAATTTTGTCGGATGGAGCCGAGGGTGGATTGCCGAAGATACTGAAAATAATTACAACACCTTTTTCAAAAGCCGCTATGTAAAACGCTCCGTCAAAGAGCTGGTGACCAACACGCTTCATCTGGTCATGCAGATAAAGGGCATGGATGTTAGCGATCTTCATACCCCGAAACCAAAAATATCAGAAGCCGGAACTCTTTCGGAATAA
- a CDS encoding type II toxin-antitoxin system Phd/YefM family antitoxin has protein sequence MGSINLEEDIRPLSEFRANTASLVKLVKKTGRPLVLTQHGKSTVVLLDVRQYQSMVSSIELSESAGAAKRGLITEGIKKSR, from the coding sequence ATGGGAAGTATCAATCTTGAGGAAGATATAAGGCCGTTGTCGGAGTTTCGCGCAAACACAGCATCACTGGTGAAGCTGGTCAAGAAGACCGGACGACCGCTGGTGCTTACGCAGCATGGCAAAAGTACGGTTGTACTGCTTGATGTCCGCCAGTACCAGTCAATGGTATCAAGTATCGAGCTTTCCGAGAGTGCCGGTGCCGCAAAGCGCGGGTTGATAACTGAGGGGATAAAAAAAAGCAGGTGA